GGTAGAGCGTCCTTGATGATTTCCCATTGGTCGTCTCGAAGTCTGTGGCGACGTTCCATGCGCAACTCCCTGTTGCGCATTTATAGCATTCACTGAAACGAATGTCGACACGGCCTAGTATGGAAGAGAATGAAAACACCCTGGTCTGTGGCTGGAACCGCTGTCTTCTGCGAGTCGATTTGTCCGAAAACACGATACAAAAGATACCGTTGCCCGAGGAATTGCTCGAGAAATATCTTGGGGGGATGGGGCTCGCCGACAAGATTGTCTGGGATTATATGCTCGAGAAGGATATCCGGGCGGGATTCGACCCCTTGAGTCCGGACAATATCCTCGTCATCGCCATGGGCCCGTTGACCGGGCTCTCCACGCAGGGCGGAAGAGGGATATACCAATACATCAGCCCGGTGACCGGACATCTTGGCGGCGGTTCGGGCGGCGGCTTCGTCCATGCGATGCTCAAGCAGGCGGGGTATGACGCCTTGGTCATTACGGGGAAAGCCGATCATCCCGTGTATCTCTGGATCGATGACGATTCCGTGGACATCAAGGATGCATCGGAAATGTGGGGACTGGGTGCGCACCAAACGGTGTCGACGCTGAAAAAACAGCATGGTGAAGTCTGCAGCGTTGTCATAGGTCCAGCCGGGGAAAACCTGGTCCGCCATGCAACCGCCATGATCGATGGCTTCAAGTCCGCTGGCGGCAAATGTGGTACGGGAGCCGTGCTTGGGTCGAAAAATCTGAAGGCGATCATCGTCAGAGGCAAAAAGGGCGTCAATGTTGCCGACCCGAAAGCATTTCTGGAGAACGATGTGGATTTTCGCAATGCCATTAAAGAAAATAGCGCTTGGCCTCGCTTTGCACTCTGGCTCGCCTATTTTCACACGACACCCTTCAAGCCAAGAATAGCCGAGCACATTTATGATTACGCTGTCAGACTCGAAGCCTGCTGGAACTGTCATATGGCTTGTTGTGGATATCATGAACAGAGCAGGGGAAAATACCGGACACGTGGAACGGGGCCGGAGATCGCAAACCAGGAGAGTTTTTCCGCTCTGGGCGTCAACGATCTTGAAGCGTTGAATTATTATTCCGACTTGTTCAACGACTATGGAATAGATTGGAAAGAGGGTCCCGGTGATATTGGCATCGTCATGCAATTATACAAGGACGGCGTCCTTTCCGCAAAGGATACCGACGGCCTCGAACTCGATTCCGGTGATGGCAAGATCATTGAGGAGATGATCCACCGGATGGCGAAACGGGAGCGTATCGGCAACCTTGTCGCCGAAGGGAAAATGAACATTGCCAGGCTTTTTCCCGAAGCCCGGAAGTACGACAACACGGTGCGGGGGACGACCGGATACGGTAAGGACGATCCGCGAACGGACAGGAGGAATATCGGACCGGCTGTCATGTGCCACTTTACGCCCTATCGGGGCGCTTGCCTGGAGACCTGGGGGTGGCAGTCGATCGGTCTTGCCGATTTCAGTTGGGAATTCCCAGGGAAGGAAGGACTTCGTACGGGCCGAGGGTATGCAAGGGAGGAGGCGGACGAAATAGTCAAGGAGGTTGTCGGAGCTGACGACCATGCAATGTTCAGCAAGGGTGAGCCCAAAGGGTGGTGCAAGCTCAACGTCAGGATAGGCAATTGGGTTGTCGCCAACGAAAGCCTCATCTTGTGCAGACGGATAGCCTGCATCGTTGACAACAACATTACGCGGGCCGGCATTTCCGCGCGCATGTTGTCCACGGCGACGGGAAAAGAATTTACGATGGAGTCGATCGAAAGAATTGGGGAAAGAATATTCAATCTGCAAAGAATGATCGATGCCAGGCTGGGAATAACTCGAAAGCAGGACAAATTTCCCGAATATTTCTACCAGTCGCTCGGCGATGGCGTGGGAGGCCTGACTGAAGAAGATGAAAAGATAATTCGTGATGAAATGGACTATTATTATTTCTTGAGAGGCTGGGACCTGGAAACCGGGCAGCCGACAAAGGAGAAGGCCGAAGAATTGGGCTTGGCTATCGAGTGGACGGCCTTGCAAAAGGACGGCCCCTACCAGGACTGGGAGGGGCCGCCCTTGGCAGACGTGTCCCGTGGGCAACGGGCTGCCCCG
This genomic stretch from Solidesulfovibrio sp. harbors:
- a CDS encoding aldehyde ferredoxin oxidoreductase N-terminal domain-containing protein, with the protein product MEENENTLVCGWNRCLLRVDLSENTIQKIPLPEELLEKYLGGMGLADKIVWDYMLEKDIRAGFDPLSPDNILVIAMGPLTGLSTQGGRGIYQYISPVTGHLGGGSGGGFVHAMLKQAGYDALVITGKADHPVYLWIDDDSVDIKDASEMWGLGAHQTVSTLKKQHGEVCSVVIGPAGENLVRHATAMIDGFKSAGGKCGTGAVLGSKNLKAIIVRGKKGVNVADPKAFLENDVDFRNAIKENSAWPRFALWLAYFHTTPFKPRIAEHIYDYAVRLEACWNCHMACCGYHEQSRGKYRTRGTGPEIANQESFSALGVNDLEALNYYSDLFNDYGIDWKEGPGDIGIVMQLYKDGVLSAKDTDGLELDSGDGKIIEEMIHRMAKRERIGNLVAEGKMNIARLFPEARKYDNTVRGTTGYGKDDPRTDRRNIGPAVMCHFTPYRGACLETWGWQSIGLADFSWEFPGKEGLRTGRGYAREEADEIVKEVVGADDHAMFSKGEPKGWCKLNVRIGNWVVANESLILCRRIACIVDNNITRAGISARMLSTATGKEFTMESIERIGERIFNLQRMIDARLGITRKQDKFPEYFYQSLGDGVGGLTEEDEKIIRDEMDYYYFLRGWDLETGQPTKEKAEELGLAIEWTALQKDGPYQDWEGPPLADVSRGQRAAP